A stretch of Deinococcus aquaedulcis DNA encodes these proteins:
- the csaB gene encoding polysaccharide pyruvyl transferase CsaB, producing MRVTVSGYYGFGNTGDEAIALAITRELRKYGAAPLLLSNTPEDTARLYDCESEPRMQPGAVLRALRRSEVLFSGGGGLLQDKTSARTLTYYLAVIRLAKVLRKRVVVFNQSVGPLSPQGGRKVAAALRGVTVIVRDQGSVDTLATLGVRAELGGDPALLLSPTPGVTRDLQRVVVAPRGDVTEATERLRGVVAQLKAGGRHVIALSFMPDHDDEAAHSLGADEVLSTRDPQVALDTIAGSGFVIGVRLHAVILAAASGTPFSGIAYDPKVQGFCADAGAASHPIALNPDQVADQALRRVLPDWNAVEDMRLRAAQSFSRALGR from the coding sequence ATGAGGGTCACGGTCAGCGGGTACTACGGCTTTGGCAACACGGGCGACGAGGCGATTGCCCTGGCGATCACGCGCGAGCTGCGCAAGTACGGCGCCGCGCCGCTGCTGCTGTCCAACACCCCGGAGGACACGGCGCGCCTGTACGACTGCGAAAGCGAGCCGCGCATGCAGCCCGGCGCGGTGCTGCGGGCCCTGCGGCGCTCGGAGGTGCTGTTTTCAGGCGGCGGCGGCCTGCTGCAGGACAAGACGAGCGCGCGCACCCTGACCTATTACCTGGCGGTGATCCGCCTGGCAAAGGTGCTGAGAAAGCGCGTGGTGGTGTTCAACCAGAGCGTGGGCCCCCTCAGCCCCCAGGGCGGGCGCAAGGTGGCGGCGGCTCTCCGGGGCGTGACGGTGATCGTGCGCGACCAGGGCAGCGTGGACACCCTGGCCACCCTGGGGGTGCGCGCCGAACTGGGCGGCGACCCGGCGCTGCTGCTCTCGCCCACGCCCGGCGTGACGCGTGACCTGCAGCGGGTGGTGGTGGCCCCACGCGGCGACGTGACCGAGGCCACCGAGCGCCTGCGCGGGGTGGTGGCGCAGCTGAAGGCCGGCGGGCGTCACGTGATCGCCCTGAGCTTTATGCCCGACCACGACGACGAGGCGGCCCACAGCCTGGGGGCTGACGAGGTGCTCAGCACCCGCGATCCCCAGGTGGCCCTGGACACCATTGCGGGCAGCGGCTTTGTCATCGGCGTGCGCCTGCACGCGGTGATTCTGGCGGCGGCCAGCGGCACGCCCTTTTCGGGCATTGCCTACGACCCTAAGGTGCAGGGCTTCTGCGCCGATGCAGGCGCCGCCAGCCACCCCATCGCCCTGAATCCCGACCAGGTGGCCGACCAGGCCCTTCGCCGCGTGCTGCCCGACTGGAACGCGGTGGAGGACATGCGCCTGCGCGCGGCGCAGAGTTTTAGCCGGGCGCTGGGGAGGTAG